TTCACAGATGGCAAATCCTCGGAATAAAGAATGGTTTCAAAAATTCGATCAACTTTCATGAGCTTATAAGTTACTATACTTTATCCCCAACATCTATCGACTCTTAACCATTGAAGGAACTCAATTTTAATAATCTACCGGACATTGACCATTCTCCCAGGAACGTATTTTATTCCACCCTACTTCTCCTCCTACCCACCCCGTTAATGAAAAACGATACTAAAAGAATTCTTAATATACTGGGCATCATTGTCGCCATTTTAAGCGCCAACCTCCCCAAGGTTTCAGCAAGCAGCCACCGTAATGAAGGAAAGCCCAATATCATTCTGATCTTCGCGGATGACTTGGGATACGGCGACGTAGGGATTTTTAACAAGAATTGTCCATTCGAAACTCCAAGACTCGACCGCATGGCAAGGGAGGGTGCCATGCTGACCGACTTTTATGTGCCGACACCTTATTGCGCGCCGTCACGAGGAACGATCCTGACAGGTAGATATCCTTTCAGACATAGTGTCGTTAGAAACCCGGCACCCGATGCTGGACAAAACAATATCGGCCTGCCGTCCTCCGAGATCACCATAGCAGAGGTATTGAAGGAACAAGGATACGGCACAGCGATGTTTGGGAAATGGCACCTGGGGCACCGTGAACAATGGCTACCACGCACTCAGGGATTTGATGAGTATCAAGGCATCCTTTACTCCAACGATATGTTCCCCGTCCAAATGGTTAAGAATGAGGAAGTCATTGAATATCCTGTATTTCAAGGGAAGCTTTCGCAACTATACACCGACCTGACCCTGGATTACATCCGACGCAAAAAAGATGAACCCTTCTTTGTATATTTGCCTATGGCAATGCCGCACAAGCCGCTCGCTGTATCGGATAATTTTTATACACCGGACACACCAGACAACTTGTATGCGGATGTGATTAAGGAGTTGGACTTCTCAGTTGGTCGCATTCTTGACGGGCTGAAGGAGCTCAATTTAGAAAAAAACACCCTCGTCCTTTTCACATCAGACAACGGACCTTTTTACGGAGGTTCGTCCGCTGGATTACGTGGCATGAAAGGGCGAACCTGGGAAGGTGGATTGCGCGTGCCGGTGATCGCTTACATGCCTGGAACGATTCCACAGGGAGTAGTCAATCATCACCCGGCAGCGACGATCGACATTCTTCCGACTATTTGCGATCTAACTCAAATTCCAGTGCCGACGGACCGAACGATTGATGGGATGTCCATTCTAAACATGCTAAAGGACAGCAGTCATCCGAGTCCTCATGAAGCTATTTTCGGAATGAGCGGAGCCAATCTGGCCATGATTCGTTCTGGAAACTGGAAGCTGCATGTTCGCAATCCAGGCTCTGTAAACATGGTCGATCTTCCACCGGAAGAAGCGAGAAAACGGCTCAATCGAAGAGCTCCGGACGGGGTTACGATAATAGCTCCTTTTGAACAACCAGACCCGACCGAATATCCGGGCATATCAACAGGGGTGGAACCCAAGGCGATGATGCTGTTCAATATGGAAACTGATCCCGGCGAACAGATCGACGTAGCTGAAATCTATCCGGATGTTGTGAAACGCTTAAAGAAACTCTTTGACCAAACGGAGGACCAAATTCCTGATTTTCCTGCTCCCGAAGTTGAATTCTTATTAACCGATGAGGCTCAGAAGAGTGGAGAGCTCATGCGACTCATTGGTGGAGAGCTCCGCTATGACCGCATTCCCAATTCCCAAAAGCACCTACTGAAAAAGTGAAGCAAAACATCGGCTACATCTCCCTCATCATTCCGAACTACCAAGAAGCTCGAGACTATTATACGGGAGTGCTCAATTTCGATCTACTTGAGGACACGGACTTGGGAGAAGGAAAACGTTGGTTACTGGTAGCTCCCAAAGGCTCAACAGGGACTGCAATCGTTTTAGCAGAAGCAAAGACAGAGGACGAAAAACAAATGGTCGGTAACCAGGGAGCAGGACGCGTATTTCTTTTTCTCCACACGGATGATTTTTACCGCGACTACAAGGCGTACCGGGAAATGGGAGTTGAATTCCTCGAAGATCCCAGAGTTGAACCCTATGGAACCGTAGCCGTCTTTCAGGATATGTTCGGCAACAAATGGGACCTACTTGAATTGAAGCAGGTGTGGATTACCCTTCTTCGTTTGAGCCTTTGGCATCCAACTTTGCCGCAATCAGATATCCTATTCCAATGAATAGAGGTATTATTCCAATAGCCGAGGATCGCCCGGCTCCGGAAAAGTTATATATACTGCTCCCGGTGAGTATAAAAAGGGTCAATGAAATCCCCAATCCGACTGAACACCAGATCAAGCCCTTACGAATATCCGATACAGGTTGCCAATTCTTTGGTTTGCCGCGATCTGCCAGCAATTCCTCAGGCACTTCTTTTCCTAATTCCAGATATTTCTGAATGGTAGCATGTCGATTCTTGTCCACAATACGCAACCATCCAAAAATAACTAAGAGAGCCACGAGAGAAAACGCCATGCCTGCAAAAGGAATGAATAATGGGATGTTTGAGCCAATACTTCCAAATCCAAACAGCCAGTGAGTCGATGGAGATTCCATCAAATGATTGAGCATATGTTCCATGAGTAACGCCCAACAATGCAGGAAAGACTACTATTTGTTTGATCCATTTTTTCATAATAACAAAGGTGTGTTTATCCTATTGGACGGGATAGATGGGCCGATTGGATTCAACTTTCTAAGAAAACTTAATTTTTCACCATCGACCATCTTTCTCTTACGTATTTCAACACTTTCTATATGAAACTCCTACCCATCCTGTGCTTACTCGCCGCCGGGCTTTCTGCTGCTGATCGAACGAACATCCTATTCCTGTTTATTGACGATCAGGGTTATTACGACCTCGGGTGTTATGGGGCCACCGAAGTTGAGACGCCCCATATCGATAGAATGGCCGCAGAAGGAATTCGATTCACGGATTATTATGCAGCAGCTCCTATTTGTAGTCCCTCCCGCGCCGGACTTTTGACCGGTTGTTATCCAAGACGCATTGGCAATCACATCTGGGTTCATAGAGCAGATTCGAATTCCGGAATTCATCCCTCTGAAATTACGCTTGGTGAGATGTTTAAAAAAGCAGGCTACACAACTGCTTGCATTGGAAAATGGCATTTGGGTTTCAAGGAACCGTTTCTTCCCAAGAACCAGGGCTTCGATTATTACTTCGGCTTACTCCACAATCTGGATCCGGTTGAAATAGTTTATTTCAAAGATGAAGGCGGAGTTCCTCTCATGAGAAACAATCAGGTCGTTAAAAGACCGGCAGACCCGGCGGAGCTCACTGAGATCTACACCGACGAAGCGATAGCTTTTATTGAAAGAAACAAAGAGAATCCATTTTTCCTATATCTGCCACACACCATGCTTCACAATCCCCTGGGAGTGAGCGACCCATTTAAAGGCTCATCTAAATGGGGTGAATACGGAGATGCCATTCAAGAATTGGATCACAATGTTGGGCGTATTTTCAGGACCCTCGAAGATCTGGGTCTTGATGAAAATACCCTGGTGGTCTACGCCTCCGACAACGGCCGTCAGCCAGGTAGAAATGTCAAACAACCGATTAAAGGCTCGAAACTATCCACATACGAAGGAGGCATTCGAGTACCGGCTATTGCTTGGGGACCTGGGGTCGGAATTCGCCAAGGGCACGAATCGAGCGAAGTGGTAACGGCCATGGATTGGTTTCCAAGCCTGGCAACCATGGCCAACATCAAGGTGAATGAAAACCGAACCATTGATGGACGAGATATCACGCCGTTGCTGAAAGGAGAAACCGATGTGGTTCCAGCTGCAGGTTACGGTTCGGCACTCAACACAGGTTCTCCCCTCCGACGCAGATGGGCACCGCTAGGAGAATGGGCGGATCTCATTACGCGAGATGAATATCTTAATGCTTTCTTTTATCACGGAAGCCAGGGTGCCCTGTCCGCAGTCAGGTCTGGTAAATGGAAACTGTATTTGAACCCTTCTCTTACTCTTTTCGACCTGGAAGCAGATCCCGGTGAAAAGAATCCGATACGAGACTCAATAGCCCTCAGGAAACTCCGGGGCATGGCAATTCTCTTTCAAGAAGAAATGCGCCTCGATGTTCGACCTGCCGGTGATATGTAGATTGAGGATTAATTCAAATGATGGATTCCTCCTTTGGAAATATCTTTAAGAACCTCCCCGCCCTTTCAGGAAGTGAAATCGTTGAGGTTTTACACAAATCCAATGGGGTGACGATAGAACGGATTCTTTCAAACAGTCATACTACACCGGAAGAGGAATGGTATAACCAGGATTGGGACGAATGGGTAATCATGGAACAAGGAAAAGGAACTTTGGAGTATGAAGATGGTAGTAAGGTTACCTTAGAAAAAGGCGACTACCTGCTCATCCCAAAAGGCAGAAAACACCGAGTCGTCTACACAGCTGATGAAACGATATGGCTGGCGATTCATCTTGAGGCAGGGAAATAATTTACCTGCCAAAACTTCCGTTTCCAATTCGTCCCGTACCGAAGGACGCATCAAACATTCTATGCGAAAATCCCAGTGAGGTAGCATGAGAGTTAAACATGTCGTCACTCACGCTGAGGTAAATACTCGAATGATCGCCGATTTGCTGGGACAATCCAACAGATACTGATCGGTTATCAAACACGAGATCATCGACAGTGGGACTTTCTTCAGAAGGCGATTTGAGCGGACTACCGGTGTTTACACGGGGCCTCGCTTTGAGCTTTTTATCCTTTGCTTCCAAGGAGAGTTCGGAAAATTCAAAACCGAGGAATAAAGACGTACGACCATTGGTCCATGAAAAGCCCGGAGAAATCCTCGAAATGTCGTAGTCATAGGGTGAGTAATATAATTCTCCTTTTTCGTAGTTTGAAGAAAGGGAGAATAAAATCTCAGTGCCTGGAATCCACTGGGAGGTTTGGAAGGAAGTTCCCATGTATCCATCGGACCCTGCGGAAAAGCTAATGGAGCTTCTTCCGGGGGCCAGAGGACCAAAAACCATCAAAGGGCTATAATAAGGCGAATGGTATCCGGGATAAAGAAAAGCAGCTGGTGAATAATAATAGTTATCCAGAACAACATCATTGTAAGGTCCACGGAAGACACGAGGCCTCTCCTGCAATTCAGATCTGGTCAGAGATTCTCCAAATAAACAGACCGATATACTCAGGAAAGATAGAAGGAAAATTAGCTGTTTAATTCGCGGCATGATAAGGCGGACCTTTGAACCTTTAATGAAGTTCCAATTTAAGAAATCCGCAAGCTCTATAAAATAAGCCCATTCCTCTAAAGGCCTCAATGAGGATAACTTCCCCTATAAATCTCGTCCACGGGGACGTCCCATGAAAGACTGGTATTACCTATCTTTTCCACAATTACCCCAGAAGCTAAATAGCAGACAGAATCGTCCGGAAACAACGTGGCACTTCCTTGTAGGGTCGAGGTTAAATGTGCTTCATCGCCCATTGCCGCTTCAACAAGCTTAAAGCCCGTACTCTGGTTAAATAACGCATGCCAACTCTCGGACGAGTATCTCCAAAAATCGAAGGGTTTGTCGTGCAGCGGCCACGTTTGGTGGGTTAAAAACATAGCCCTGGCTCCCATGCGCATGATGCGGTTTAACTCGATCGCTGCCTTCCAAGGCATAGCGAGATGCTCAAAAACCGAGATTCCAAAAATGCCATCAATCGAGTCGGGCTTGAAATAGTCCGAAAGAGAATGTACGTCTGCGACGATATTTACATTTTCACCCTCCAGCAAGTCCACGCCCGTATAATGATGTCTATCCGAAAATTGACCCCGATTCGTGTTGCCCGACCGTGCTCTTGAACCCAATTCCAAAATTGAAAGCGGTTCTTGGGATTCATCAATCCAATCAAAAAATCTCTGGACAATCTGATAAGGAGCCATCCCTTCCCTGGCATGATTACTAATATCCACCAGGGTTAGTAACGTTCCGTTCTTCAGGTGTATAAAAACGTTAATCCGATCAATCTCCCAGCCTCTTCGAATCTTGGGATTCAAACTCAAAATGGTAGTTTTTTGGTCGAAACTACAGTCCTTTGCCGCCACCGGATAGGCCTCCCCATCATTCAAACCACCCATCGAAATATCTACTCTTTTCACTAGAGCATCCTCCGGGAGCTTAAAACGTCCGAAATATTGTCCGTGGGAAAAATAATGAACCAGAACCTCCACTTGGTCCCGGATATCTTCTCGACTTGAGATGGGTATTAATCGGGTCCCATCTGTTTTAAGTTTCAGGGCAAGATGACCGTAGATTTCCACCTTGGGAACGCGAAACTCAAATCGACAATGATTGGCTCCGTCACCATGAATAGTGGCCACGTCGGGCGAAGCTAACCCATAGCCCTGGAGGCTGATGCGATCTTTCCCATCTACAAACTGGCACTCGGCTATCTGCTTTCCGGGTTCAAACCACCAACCAATGATCACGGTGTCAGAGCCGACTGTCTGGATAGAATCGATACAATGCATATCGGAAGTAACTTAACATACCGCATGGTATCACTTAACCAAGATTATTTATGCCCTCCTCCGCGAATAATATCGAAGATCACCCATACTCCGAAAATAAAGGATATCACGTATCCCACTACTCCCATGGCTGGATACCCCCAAAGCAACGGCTGAACGCCTGTTGTAATAATCATGGAAGAGCCCATAATCAATGAACCGATAATCACAGCCAAAACCAAACGACTTGCACCACGATTTATGGAATTACTCAGGTCATCGATTCCCTGGTGATGAAGATTGATCGAGATATCTTCCTCTTCAATTCTCTTCAAAACGCGTTGAATATTACCCGGCAGTTCAGTCATGCGCCCCAAGCCGTCCGATAAAATCCAATACAAGTTCCTCAATAAATATCTCGGTTGCCAACGTTCACGCATCAGCTCCTCAATAAAGGGTTTGGCAACGGCAGCTATATTGAAATCTGGATCCAGAGAAACGCAGGTTTGGTCGATAGAAATTACCGCTTTCGCCAGCATAACATAATTTTCAGCAACACTGATTCCGTTTACTCCCATCACGTGAAGGAGTTCGAGAACAATTCGCCCCGAGTCGTGCACTTTTATCTCAGGACCAAATCGGTCCAGGGCTTGGCGAATATCCATCTCAAGCTTCGACTCGTCGACTGGACTGATATGGCGCCCCATCCGAATACTTCGGTGAGCAATATGCTCGATATCCCGTTTATTAACCGCCTGGAGTAAATCAGCTAAGTTATACCGCATACCTTGGGTCAACTGACCGACCATTCCCCAATCGATAAGACATATGCGCCCGTCTTCAGTAACCAATACATTACCCGGATGTGGGTCTGCGTGGAAAAAACCGTTACAAATAATCTGGTGAAATACCGACCTACCGCCAATTCGGGCGAGTTCTTTCTTTTCCTCTACCGTGGCCGAAACCTTCTCTGGTGAAATACCTTGTACAAATTCCGTAACCAGTAAACGCTCGGTAGTAAATTGGGTATACACTTTGGGAGCATAGACGGATTCAGGGAAAGGATTTCGAGCTATGAAGATGTCACTGTAGTTGGCTTCATGTGTAAAATCCAACTCGGACATTAAACTACGTTTGAGTTGTTCAACGACACGCGGAAAATTGTAAGGCTGAATTTCCTCCAAGCGCTCATGCGCTTCACGAGCTAACCATCCAAGAATTTCCAGGTCGGCGGTTAATCGTTTCTGAATCCCTTCACGTTGAATCTTTAGTGCTACCACTTCTCCGGAATCCTTTAAAACCGCACGATGAACTTGGGCAATCGATCCACTTCCAACAGGCGTTTCTTCCAGATCATCAAAGCAGTTTGAAGCGTCTTGCCCAAGCTGAGCCTCCAATGTAAGTTTGATTTTCTCAAATGGTTCAGGCTTCACATTGTCCCTAAGCTGTTTCAGCGATTCCAACATAGGTGCTGGAAGGCTATCTGCGCGGGTGCTAATCACTTGACCGATTTTGACGAAAGTCGGCCCAAGTTCTTCCATCGCCATGCGGATCCGATCCCAGGGACTCAGGACGTGGTCCACCTTGTTTACCAGCCGGCCAAGCCAGCTGGCAGGGATGTTCAAACGATTCAGTAGATCGCTAAATCCATAGCGGACCAGGACCGTAAGTATTTCCTTTGCACGAACGGCGTCGCGCAATAGCGAAAAGGGTTTCAAGGGGCCGGCTTAGTCGTCTTGCTTGTCAGCAAGTTTTGCTTCCAATTCATCAATGCGTTTTCCGAGGGCTTCAAGCTGCTCACGGGTCGCCAATTTTGCCTCCTGAAGAAACTTTTCCATTGTTGAAGCGAGCTCCTGACGGGAATTTTCCCATTCTTCTTTGCCCTGCTCAACGACCTTTTTCGCAACATCTTTCGCTTCTTCAGCGCTCAACTTGCCTTTTTCAATTAGATCGCCCATGGCCTTTTCGACCCTTTCGGCTGTGATCACCGTGGCACCAAGCCCGGCGAGAAGTGTTTTTTTGATCGTATCTATCATGAGTTAACTAGGTTCTTTTAAAACTATGGTCACAGTTAAAAAAACCACAACACGGATTTCTAAAAACCTGATAACTAAATTCCCTAACCAGACCTGGGCGTTTACCATTGTTATTAGCAATTAACTTGTTTGAGTGGCGCATCTTTTTATCTGTCTAGGAAACGCTACAAACCATGGATAAGCCATTCACATTCGACACACGAGCAGAGCTCAAGTCCATGCTGTCTTTGGCAACCCCGCTTATAATCATTCATCTAGCGATAACCGGCATGCAATTTGCCGACGCCTTGATGGTGGCAAGAATTGGAGATGAAGCATTGGCGGCGGTAATGCCGGCCGGTTTCGCCTACTTGGTACTCATCAGTTTTGGCTGGGGATTTTTTGTGGTTGTGAGCACATTTGTAGCCCAAAGCCTCGGCCAAAAGAACGAACCAGCATGCGGACAGTATACCTGGAATGCACTTTGGATTGCAGTCATCTACGGCTCCCTACTGATTCCCATATTTTGGAACCTGGCAGTCTTCTTCTTTAAAGTCATGGGGCACGCGCCCCAAGTGCAGGACTATGAGGTCATCTACTTCCGAATCAGCCTCTATGGTGGTATTCCCAATTTAATGCTGCTGGTGGTGAGTAATTTCTTTACGGGCTTGCACCGCACCAAGTATTTGCTGCTCTCAGCCATTACGGGATCGGTATTAAATATCATTTTTAACTACTTCCTTATTTTTGGGATCTGGATAGTTCCGGAATTGGGTGTAGCCGGCTCGGCATGGGGAACCGTATTGGCAACCATCAGCCAATGCTTGATCATTTTTGCTTTGTTTTGGAAAAAAGAATTTAGAGAAAAGTATCAAACAGCTAAACCGAATTATGACTGGGTTAAGATTAAGCGATTAATCCGGGTTGGAGCACCCGGTGGTCTTCAAGGCGTATGGGATCTGGTTACCTGGGGAATCATATTAACCTGGATGATTGGCTTGTTTGGAACTGAGCCGCTAGCAGCGAATACGATAGTCGTACGCTACCTCCATCTTTCCTTTATGCCAGCCATCGCAATGGGGTTTATTGTGACCGCTATTGTCGGAAAATCGATAGGTCAGGGCGAAAAGGAACTTGCAAACAAACAGGTGTTTTTAGCTCTAAAGGTCATGATGAGTTACATGATTTTTATGGGCATCGTATACTTTTTATTCCGAGATCCATTTCTTGGTGTTTTTACGAATAACCCTGAAGTAATTGCGACAGGACGGGTAATGTTGTTGTTCGCAGCAACCTTCCAGGTATTCGATTCCCTGTTCATCACCTTCTCTCACGCATTGAGAGGCGCCGGGGACACCAAGTTTCCCGCATTTGCATTGATGGGCTTTTCAACCGTTATTCTCTGCGGTGGTGGATATTTTATGGTGACATTTTACCCGGAATTCGGGGCATTGGGCCCCTGGTCAATGACAACTTTATACGTGGCATTCCTGGGAATCACACTTTGGGCACGGTGGGTCTGGGGCCCCTGGAAAAAGATCAATATATTTTCCTAAACCTAACCCTCAGGATAAGTACCAGTGAAATAGCTGAGAAGATTTTGAGCTTCATTCTCAAAATTTTTGGATAAATAGCGTGTGATATCTCCAATGGAAACCAATCCGAGAATTCTTTCACCTTCTACCACGGGCACATGACGATGCCGTTCCTTATTCATGTGAGCCATTGCTGCCTCAACAGTAGTATTAGGAGCAAATGTGTCCACATCCTTGGTCATTACATCAGAAACGGGTGTTGAATCTGCCGGTAAAGCTGGAACAACCACTCTACGTAATACATCTCGTTCGGTAAAAATGCCAACCAGCTTTCCTTGGTCGAGGACGATTATTGAACCAACGCCGCGATGATTCATTTCATTTACTGCATCCAAGACCGATGCGGAAGCATCTATTGAATAGATATTGTGAGCTTTTTCAGCGAGAAGAGTTGTAACAGAGACTTTCATGGGACTTTCTTTGAGTTTTGATTGATTAACCAGACGCTAGCTACGAAAAAACCGAATGACAACTCAGAAGATTCCAAACTTCCATTAATTCCCCATGAAATATCGTCGATTTGGTAAAACAGAGCTCTCAATGCCGGTCATTTCCTGCGGTGGCATGCGGTATCACCACAAGTGGGATGATGTACCGTGGGAGGACATACCAAAGGAAGGACAGGAAAATATTGAGCGAATCCTTGCCTACGCTTTGGAAAAGGGAATCAACCATATTGAAACGGCTCGCGGGTATGGCAGTTCTGAAATGCAGCTCGGCCACGCGCTCAAACAGTTTCCAAGAGAATCGTACCTCCTGCAAACGAAGATTCCACCTCAAGATACCGAGGAAGCATTTCTTAAAGTATTCGAGACCTCAATGGACTATCTTCAGCAAGAGTACGTCGACCTCTTTAGTCTTCACGGACTCAATAATCGAGCGTTGATCGAAAAAGCCTTAAAACCAGGAGGTTCCTTAGAAATAGCTCAAAAGCTCAAGGAACAAGGTCGCGTCAAACACATTGGTTTTTCGACACACGCCTCGAATGACGAAATTACTGAAATTATCAATTCCGGTGAATTCGAATATGTAAACCTGCACTGGTATTTTACTAACCAGTTAAACTCCTCATCAATTGAAGCAGCTGCCAAACAGGATATGGGGGTGTTTATTATTAGCCCCAATGACAAGGGTGGACAGTTGTACAAACCGCCTCAAAAACTCCTTGATCTCTGCGATCCCTTAGATCCCATGGTTTTCAACGGCTTGTTTTGCCTGGCCAACCCCCATGTGCATACGCTAAGCTGCGGGGCGGCCAAGCCGGAGGATTTCGATCTCCACATTCAAGGCCTGGAGCACTACGACGTGGCGGAAGAAATCACAAAACCGATCGTAGAAAAATTAGAAGCTGAGGTCGCCTCCCTCATAGATCCTCATTGGCTCGAAGAATGGCATCAAGGTATTCCGGCGTGGCAAAATCTTCCGCAGAAGATCAACGTATTGGATATTCTTCGATTATGGACCTGGGCAAAAGCAATCGACCTATCGGCGTTCGGCAAGTGGCGCTACAATATGCTCAGTGCAGACGATATTTGGATACTGGGGAATCCGGTAAAACCATTTGATGATCAGGAAATGATAGCCGCGTTGAAAGGGAATCGCTTTGCCGAAAAGATACCCAATATCCTACGCGAAGCGCATCATTTATTCGGCGGCGAAAAACTTAAACGGATCAGCCAAAGCTGATTTACAAACATCTTTCTTTCGCCAAACCGAACAATAAAGGCTCGGAAACATCCGGTTCTAAAACCAATGCACCCAGCCCGGGATAGCAATCGCAGATCGTCTTAATTTGTTCGGAAGGCATAAGCATAAAGCTTGTCGAGAGCGCATCTGATACGGCTCCAGTAGGAGCCCACATCCAGGTTCGTCGCTCCGAGTTCAAAACTTCCTGCTTCTCCAAATTTAAAATATGGAAAGATTGCACCGCCAAACTTGAACTGCTCAATGACTCGTTTTTTAGGAGAGTGTTTTTCGAGAAGGCATCCGCGCCCACCACAACGGGCCATCCTTCTTGTGGAATTTTGCTTCCGCGAGCCACAACACTGCTAGTGCCTGAATGAAGCAGGAAATGTTTGAGATCCCAGTCTTCAAGCTGCTTTACCACAAGATCCAATGCATGGCCTTTTCCTATTCCTCCCAAATCAATAGTTATTTCAGGGTATTTGAAAAAAACCGAAGATGAACCGGGATCCATCTCCAACCAGGTCCCAATAGGTCTATTTCCTCCATATGGTGCCAGATCCATAAAGGATTCAAATGCTATTGAAAAAACTCCTTCCGTTAAAATCTCGAGATCCATTGCCAACAAAAGACAATCCCAACATTCTTCGGTTACCCGAACCGGCTCTTTGTGCCCTCTCTTATTGAGAATATCCACATCACTACCTTCGCAAAAACGACTGAGCAATCGCTCCAATCTATCGACTTCGTTAAAGGCAGAAACGGAGGCCTTTCGTGCATAGTCAGGATCAACTCCCGTCATAGAGAGTTCAATCCATGTATTCATCGCTTGATGACGAAAGCTGTGAACGTCTTCAGCCATATATCACTCAGATGGAAACTGCCTCTCCCACAAACCCTTTTCGATAAACATTAACAAAAACACCCCTTCTCGTAATCCACGAAGCTCGGAGATGAATTTATCCTCATCGAACTCCGGCACCTCCTCTTCACCCGAAAAGCTAAGGATTTTTATCGGAGCTGCCGAATTGGATGGAAGTTCCGACCAATAACCAATTCTGGGATAATCACGGAGATACCAGGGCAATGGCCAGTACTCAGTACCGGCCACATCGATACGTATCATGTTTCCATCCAGATGCAATTTCGACAATATCTCAATTCTATCGACCAATTTTATCAAATCGGCGGACGTATGGCTGTAAACAAATGGATTCCGGGAATCCGAAGAAAAACGAAAGCTCAACAACCAGGATTGTCGTACCGAATGAGCCATTGAACCTAACAACAAAATAACGAGAACTCCCCGAATAAGGTTGTTTTGATAACGGGACCAAAGATACACCCATCCAACACCAGCCAATACGACCCACCCCACCAGAAAGTTAATCATCAACCAAGGCGTCTTGTAAGGTATTAATGAATATAGTACAGTGCTTGTTAAAGTATACGCAGCGATAAATCTAAGGAAGGGCAACCGTTGGCTTTCCCAGATTTTA
The sequence above is a segment of the Verrucomicrobiota bacterium genome. Coding sequences within it:
- a CDS encoding sulfatase, whose translation is MKNDTKRILNILGIIVAILSANLPKVSASSHRNEGKPNIILIFADDLGYGDVGIFNKNCPFETPRLDRMAREGAMLTDFYVPTPYCAPSRGTILTGRYPFRHSVVRNPAPDAGQNNIGLPSSEITIAEVLKEQGYGTAMFGKWHLGHREQWLPRTQGFDEYQGILYSNDMFPVQMVKNEEVIEYPVFQGKLSQLYTDLTLDYIRRKKDEPFFVYLPMAMPHKPLAVSDNFYTPDTPDNLYADVIKELDFSVGRILDGLKELNLEKNTLVLFTSDNGPFYGGSSAGLRGMKGRTWEGGLRVPVIAYMPGTIPQGVVNHHPAATIDILPTICDLTQIPVPTDRTIDGMSILNMLKDSSHPSPHEAIFGMSGANLAMIRSGNWKLHVRNPGSVNMVDLPPEEARKRLNRRAPDGVTIIAPFEQPDPTEYPGISTGVEPKAMMLFNMETDPGEQIDVAEIYPDVVKRLKKLFDQTEDQIPDFPAPEVEFLLTDEAQKSGELMRLIGGELRYDRIPNSQKHLLKK
- a CDS encoding VOC family protein, which translates into the protein MKQNIGYISLIIPNYQEARDYYTGVLNFDLLEDTDLGEGKRWLLVAPKGSTGTAIVLAEAKTEDEKQMVGNQGAGRVFLFLHTDDFYRDYKAYREMGVEFLEDPRVEPYGTVAVFQDMFGNKWDLLELKQVWITLLRLSLWHPTLPQSDILFQ
- a CDS encoding DUF6249 domain-containing protein, which translates into the protein MLNHLMESPSTHWLFGFGSIGSNIPLFIPFAGMAFSLVALLVIFGWLRIVDKNRHATIQKYLELGKEVPEELLADRGKPKNWQPVSDIRKGLIWCSVGLGISLTLFILTGSSIYNFSGAGRSSAIGIIPLFIGIGYLIAAKLDAKGSNEEG
- a CDS encoding sulfatase, producing MKLLPILCLLAAGLSAADRTNILFLFIDDQGYYDLGCYGATEVETPHIDRMAAEGIRFTDYYAAAPICSPSRAGLLTGCYPRRIGNHIWVHRADSNSGIHPSEITLGEMFKKAGYTTACIGKWHLGFKEPFLPKNQGFDYYFGLLHNLDPVEIVYFKDEGGVPLMRNNQVVKRPADPAELTEIYTDEAIAFIERNKENPFFLYLPHTMLHNPLGVSDPFKGSSKWGEYGDAIQELDHNVGRIFRTLEDLGLDENTLVVYASDNGRQPGRNVKQPIKGSKLSTYEGGIRVPAIAWGPGVGIRQGHESSEVVTAMDWFPSLATMANIKVNENRTIDGRDITPLLKGETDVVPAAGYGSALNTGSPLRRRWAPLGEWADLITRDEYLNAFFYHGSQGALSAVRSGKWKLYLNPSLTLFDLEADPGEKNPIRDSIALRKLRGMAILFQEEMRLDVRPAGDM
- a CDS encoding cupin domain-containing protein; translation: MMDSSFGNIFKNLPALSGSEIVEVLHKSNGVTIERILSNSHTTPEEEWYNQDWDEWVIMEQGKGTLEYEDGSKVTLEKGDYLLIPKGRKHRVVYTADETIWLAIHLEAGK
- a CDS encoding AarF/UbiB family protein, with amino-acid sequence MKPFSLLRDAVRAKEILTVLVRYGFSDLLNRLNIPASWLGRLVNKVDHVLSPWDRIRMAMEELGPTFVKIGQVISTRADSLPAPMLESLKQLRDNVKPEPFEKIKLTLEAQLGQDASNCFDDLEETPVGSGSIAQVHRAVLKDSGEVVALKIQREGIQKRLTADLEILGWLAREAHERLEEIQPYNFPRVVEQLKRSLMSELDFTHEANYSDIFIARNPFPESVYAPKVYTQFTTERLLVTEFVQGISPEKVSATVEEKKELARIGGRSVFHQIICNGFFHADPHPGNVLVTEDGRICLIDWGMVGQLTQGMRYNLADLLQAVNKRDIEHIAHRSIRMGRHISPVDESKLEMDIRQALDRFGPEIKVHDSGRIVLELLHVMGVNGISVAENYVMLAKAVISIDQTCVSLDPDFNIAAVAKPFIEELMRERWQPRYLLRNLYWILSDGLGRMTELPGNIQRVLKRIEEEDISINLHHQGIDDLSNSINRGASRLVLAVIIGSLIMGSSMIITTGVQPLLWGYPAMGVVGYVISFIFGVWVIFDIIRGGGHK
- a CDS encoding MATE family efflux transporter, with the protein product MDKPFTFDTRAELKSMLSLATPLIIIHLAITGMQFADALMVARIGDEALAAVMPAGFAYLVLISFGWGFFVVVSTFVAQSLGQKNEPACGQYTWNALWIAVIYGSLLIPIFWNLAVFFFKVMGHAPQVQDYEVIYFRISLYGGIPNLMLLVVSNFFTGLHRTKYLLLSAITGSVLNIIFNYFLIFGIWIVPELGVAGSAWGTVLATISQCLIIFALFWKKEFREKYQTAKPNYDWVKIKRLIRVGAPGGLQGVWDLVTWGIILTWMIGLFGTEPLAANTIVVRYLHLSFMPAIAMGFIVTAIVGKSIGQGEKELANKQVFLALKVMMSYMIFMGIVYFLFRDPFLGVFTNNPEVIATGRVMLLFAATFQVFDSLFITFSHALRGAGDTKFPAFALMGFSTVILCGGGYFMVTFYPEFGALGPWSMTTLYVAFLGITLWARWVWGPWKKINIFS